The following proteins are co-located in the Desulfobaccales bacterium genome:
- a CDS encoding helix-turn-helix domain-containing protein — translation METAAPAVASGILRLDALLGGLYIGDNVLWHDDAGSLAPVFCLNFLKASRQQGKAIVYVSFDRSPKNLLDKLGDLSSYPGLTILDCFTHGKGQSSPIFLKFYEERGAAPGCRLLPVADPKNPESFAEQLYGVHAGLSGDVRFIFESLTGMQELWGSEDRLLSFYSHACPRLYELNTIAYWLLEKNAHSPRFRAAVNQIAQVAIELTIKRGATALTILKAENRSTGEFHRPHAYWTKGLTVTFEEERRVSGKLNLGRRLKEFRRRRGLSQSELAKLVGVTPSTISQVESNLIYPSLPALMSMAEVLEVEPASFFEERPEGRGSQVFTAADMVEIRLPLLPETAGSARLLHPVDFSAKAEPYLLEINPKETVPGHFFFHKGEELGYLLSGTLRVSSGRRVWTLTPGDLIYLTTDLPGQWHNPGPDVARLLWIKIK, via the coding sequence ATGGAGACGGCAGCACCGGCGGTGGCCTCAGGTATCTTGCGCCTGGATGCCCTCCTGGGCGGCCTTTACATCGGCGACAACGTGCTGTGGCATGATGACGCCGGCTCCCTGGCCCCGGTCTTCTGCCTCAATTTTCTTAAGGCCTCCCGCCAGCAGGGCAAGGCCATCGTCTACGTCAGTTTCGACCGCTCCCCCAAAAACCTCCTGGACAAATTGGGAGACTTGTCCAGCTACCCCGGGCTGACCATCCTGGACTGCTTCACCCACGGCAAGGGCCAGAGCTCGCCCATCTTCCTCAAATTTTACGAGGAGCGGGGAGCGGCCCCGGGCTGCCGCCTGTTGCCGGTGGCCGACCCCAAAAACCCGGAGTCCTTTGCGGAGCAGCTTTACGGCGTGCACGCGGGCCTCTCGGGGGATGTGCGCTTCATCTTTGAATCCTTGACCGGCATGCAGGAGCTCTGGGGGAGCGAAGACCGGCTGCTGAGCTTCTACTCCCACGCCTGCCCACGGCTTTATGAGCTGAACACCATCGCCTACTGGCTGCTGGAGAAGAACGCCCACTCGCCCCGCTTTCGGGCGGCGGTGAACCAGATCGCCCAGGTGGCCATCGAGCTCACCATCAAGCGGGGAGCCACGGCGCTCACCATCCTCAAGGCGGAAAACCGCAGCACCGGGGAATTTCACCGGCCCCACGCTTACTGGACCAAGGGCCTCACCGTCACTTTCGAGGAGGAGCGGCGGGTGAGCGGCAAGCTCAATTTGGGACGCCGCCTGAAGGAATTCCGTCGCCGCCGGGGCCTGTCCCAAAGCGAGCTGGCCAAGCTGGTGGGGGTGACGCCCAGCACCATCTCCCAGGTGGAGAGCAACCTCATCTACCCCTCCCTCCCCGCCCTCATGAGCATGGCCGAGGTCCTGGAGGTGGAGCCGGCCTCTTTTTTTGAAGAGCGCCCCGAAGGCCGGGGCAGCCAGGTCTTCACCGCCGCGGACATGGTGGAGATCCGGCTGCCCCTCCTGCCCGAGACCGCGGGCTCAGCCAGGCTGCTCCATCCCGTGGACTTCAGCGCCAAGGCCGAGCCGTATCTCCTGGAGATCAACCCCAAGGAGACCGTCCCCGGCCATTTCTTCTTTCACAAAGGGGAAGAGCTGGGGTATCTCTTGTCTGGCACCCTCAGGGTGAGCTCCGGCCGGCGGGTCTGGACCCTCACCCCCGGGGACCTAATCTATCTCACCACCGATCTCCCCGGGCAGTGGCATAACCCCGGCCCCGACGTGGCCCGCCTGTTGTGGATCAAAATAAAATAA